One window of the Zea mays cultivar B73 chromosome 3, Zm-B73-REFERENCE-NAM-5.0, whole genome shotgun sequence genome contains the following:
- the LOC118476816 gene encoding uncharacterized protein: protein MMTTQGGLQPTSNEANMCTNDNGSQLGTRIVDEIMAGKNVFFDLPDKLTGEIWTLKFHCIGAQPGKEIVTVNIDKAYVAFYNVVYIKSKLGYSGRDFLFYKKRCGIDRSRLLALDYIHQEEAMLSDNMDERKISFVLTKDPPSDLEVSITPIKRPRQRTNVDEETIEVSIDAYKEWLAILQHDNPETDLMDDFREDTIKTYKEWLRHQGDLPDILLYERQSNDDLILSDEEIHGSSKPTANWPSHARRHRKRDRGIFY, encoded by the exons ATGATGACGACTCAAGGAGGTTTGCAGCCGACAAGCAATGAAGCTAATATGTGCACCAACGACAATGGTAGCCAACTTGGTACACGGATTGTGGACGAGATTATGGCCGGGAAGAACGTCTTCTTTGATCTTCCTGACAA gttgactgGTGAGATATGGACCTTGAAATTCCATTGCATTGGAGCACAACCTGGAAAAGAAATTGTCACAGTAAATATTGATAAAGCTTATGTTGCCTTTTACAACGTGGTGTACATAAAATCGAAACTTGGATATTCTGGGAGGGACTTCTTGTTTTacaagaaacgatgtggcattgaTCGATCCAGGCTATTGGCACTTGATTACATCCACCAAGAAGAGGCCATGCTGTCTGATAACATGGATGAGAGAAAAATAAGTTTTGTGCTCACAAAAGATCCACCCAGTGATCTAGAGGTAAGCATAACTCCCATCAAGCGTCCAAGGCAGCGAACAAATGTTGATGAAGAAACTATAGAAGTGTCGATTGATGCATATAAGGAGTGGCTTGCAATACTACAACATGATAATCCAGAAACGG ATTTAATGGATGACTTCAGGGAGGATACGATCAAAACATATAAAGAATGGTTAAGGCATCAAGGCGATCTTCCAGATATCT TATTGTATGAACGACAAAGCAATGATGACCTAATATTATCAGATGAAGAAATTCATGGCAGCAGCAAACCTACTGCTAATTGGCCATCTCATGCTAGACGTCATAGGAAAAGAGATCGTGGTATTTTTTACTAA